The Flavobacterium sp. K5-23 genome segment TTAGCGTTAACAATCCAAGAGAAGGCGCACAGTCAATGATAATAAAATCATAATCGTCTTTTACGCTTTCTAATGCTTTTTTAAGCATGTATTCCCTGTTTTCTTTATCAACTAATTCGATTTCGATTGCAACAAGGTCAATATGTGCCGGAATGACATCCACATTTGGAGCTGAACATGTGATAATAGCCTCTTTTGGGGTATTACTGTGTTCTAGAATTTGGTAAGTTCCAATTTCTACACTATCTACATCTATACCTAGCCCTGAACTGGCGTTAGCCTGAGGGTCAGCATCTATAAGTAATACTTTCTTTTCTAAAACTCCTAAGGCGGCAGCAAGATTTACTGATGTTGTAGTCTTTCCAACTCCTCCTTTTTGATTAGCAATCGCAATGATTTTGCCCATTTATTTTTCTAAATTTTGAACCGTAAAAATACAATTAAATATGGTTTCTAAAAATCTATTTTGTTAACATTTGTTAAAGCTTGATTAGTTGATAATTGAAACCGGGAAGTTTTTGCCTGATAATTGAAATGAGAGTAGCTATTCCAGCTGTTCGCTTCAAGTTCTTGTGCTTTAAACTTTTTTCTAAAGTCATAAAAGGAGCTTCCTCTGGTCGCTCTTTTGTGCCATAAAAAAATCATTTAAAGCCACAAGAAGCTTTTCACTGCCATCCGGGCTAGAGGAGTTATGGTAAATGAAAAAGATTAGAAGGGGATGTCGAATATTTGAAGTAATTCCGTGCCATTTTATAAAGCAAAAAAAAAGTCTTTTCAAATAATTGAAAAGACTTTTGTCGGGGTGGCAGGATTCGAACCTGCGGTCTTCACGCCATGCGTGACGTGAAAACCTAGCTACGTTCTGTTATAATGTTTTAAAATAAATTGATATCTTGAAGGTATCTTTTTGCTCCTCGTTTTTTTATTTTAAGTTCTAAAAGCATTGCTTCAGAACGAGTTGGAAGTTGTGTTTTATAAACTACTTCCCATGGTTTTCCTGATTTGGTTGAAATGCTCTGTCCTGAATTATGTCTAAGCAATCTGTCTTCAAGATTATCAGTTTGTCCTGTGTAGTACTTTAAAGAAGATTTACTAAATAAAATGTATACGATGTACATAATTAGAGTTTGGATATAGCAAAAAAAAGCCGAACATTGCTGGTCGTCTTCTTGGTCGGGGTGGCAGTCCCGAGTATTCGGGAGAACCTGCGGCCTTCACGCTATGCGTGACGTGATAACCCAGCTACGTTATGTTTAATAGTTGTACATAATTGGAGTTTGAATTTAGCAAAAAAAAAAGCCTCGTATTACTACAAGGCTTTTGTCGGGGTGGCAGGATTCGAACCTGCGGCCTCCTGCTCCCAAAGCAGGCGCGATAACCGAGCTACGCTACACCCCGAATATATTTTATTTTAAATAATTCGTATAAACAAATAGTAAGAACTTTTCACTTCCGGTCTTCACGCATGGCGTGACACGATAACTGAGCTACGCTACGCCCCGAATGCGGGTGCAAATATATAACTAATTCTGAGTTTGGCAAAGAAAAAACGGAAATAGCTTGTGATTATTTTTAAATAGCTAAAATTGATGTTTTTATAGCTTTGTATTTTTATTAAAAAACTACATTTGCAACTTCAAAAATGAAATTTATAAGAACTATGTCAAATACAATTGAAAAAATAAAATGCCTTATCATAGGTTCTGGACCTGCGGGATATACCGCTGCTATTTATGCTGCCAGAGCAAATATGAATCCAGTTCTATACCAAGGAATGCAACCAGGTGGTCAGTTGACTACTACTAACGAAGTGGAAAATTTCCCTGGTTATGTTGATGGTGTTACAGGACCGGAAATGATGGTTCAGTTAGAAAATCAAGCTAAACGTTTTGGTTCGGATATTCGTGACGGTTGGGCAACAAAAGTTGATTTTTCTGGGGATGTTCATAAAGTTTGGATCAATGATACTATTGAACTTCATTGTGAAACTGTTATTATATCTACAGGCGCTACAGCTAAATATTTGGGATTACCATCTGAACAACATTACCTTAAAATGGGTGGTGGAGTTTCGGCTTGTGCTATCTGTGATGGTTTCTTTTATAGAAATCAAGAAGTTGTAATTGTTGGAGCAGGTGATTCAGCTTGTGAAGAGGCACATTATTTGTCTAAAATGTGTTCTAAAGTTACGATGCTTGTAAGAAGTGAAAGCTTTAGAGCTTCAAAAATTATGGAAGAGCGTGTACGTAAAACGGAGAATATTACAATCTTAATGAATCACGATACTGTAGAAGTGTTAGGTGACGAACAAGTGGTTACTGGTGTAAAAGCTAAAAACAAAACGACAAACGAGATTTTTGATATTCCAGCAACTGGTTTCTTTGTGGCTATTGGTCATAAACCAAATACTGATATCTTTAAATATTATATTACTCTAGATGAAACAGGTTACATCGTTAATGTACCAGGATCTTCTAAAACTAATGTAGCAGGTGTGTTTGTATCAGGAGATGCTGCTGATCATGTATATCGTCAAGCGATTACTGCTGCAGGTACAGGTTGTATGGCTGCTCTTGATGCTGAAAGATATTTAGCTTCTAAAGAGTAAATGCCTTTAGGAATTATATTAAAATTAAATATCCCCATCAACTAATGTTGATGGGGATATTTTTTTATAAAACAGTCTTTATTTTTTCAGCAATTTTACCTCATCAGTAAATTTTCTCATATCTATTTTTGGAGAGCCATAAAGTTCAATTTCAGATTTACCGGAAGCTGCTATAGAAATGTTGTTCTCAGCATTAACGCTACATTCAGCTTTTATTTCAGTAATTAAATCTAAATTCTTGATAGTTAATTTTTTCCCTGTAAACTTTGAGTCATTATCTAATCTAATAGTTGCTTTAGTAGCATTACCTTCAATATTAGCAGATGCATCTTGATATAAATCAGATGTTAGATCCACTGTAGAAATTAAAGATTTTAATGCAGCGTCGTTGCTTAATATGATTTTTGCACTTTCTGATTTTAGATTCAGTTCTATTTTAGATTTGTCTTCAGATTGTAATTCGAAATCTTTTACATTCACATTCAAAAATAATTTAGAAGACCCAAAAGATCTTATAGTCACCCCATTTGACTGTATCTCTTGTATAGCATTAACAATGGATTGGTCTTTAGCTATAATAGTAGTAAGATCGTTTGTGTAAGTAACTTTTAGAGTTAGTTTTTTATATTTAATTATTTCTTTAGAAGTAAACAAACGAAGCACTCCGTCTCTCAAATCCAAAGATATAACATCATGTAAATTATCATCTGCTTCAATTTTTATACTGGGAGTTTCCCCTTTTTCCAGAGAAATTTCCAGGTTGTCATTTATCTCAATAGAACTGAATGTACCTATTGTTTTTAATTCAGTTATTACTTTTTTAGAACCTTTGATTTTGTCTTTTTTCTGGGCAAATCCAAAAGTAGTTAATAGAACAAGCAATAAAAGGGGAGTGTATTTCTTCATTTTAAATAAGGTTTTTCACAAATATAAAAAAATCATCCGCTTTTGACGGATGATTTTGATTTTATAATTTTTGGAAGATATTAAATCTTGTCAATACTCGCTCCTGAACTAGATTTTTTTTCGATTGATTTGGGAGTGTTTTTATAATTTATAGTGCTACCACTAGATGCTCTTGCATTTAAACTTACAATTGGATTCACTTTTATAGAGCTACCACTTGAAGATTTTGCAATTACATCATTGACTTGAAAGTCAGATGCATCTATCTCACTACCACTTGAGGCAGTAGCTTCAAAGTTTAAAGCCAGTCCTTCTATAGCGATATCACTACCACTACTAGATTTGCATATGGTGTTATCAGCATTTACCTGTACGTTAATGGTTGCGGCACTTGAAGCTCTTAGGCTAATGTTTTCCCCTTTTAATGTGTTTTCTGATCGAATGGTGGAAGAACTTGACGCTTTTAATTCTTCTATAACGGGCATTTTTACGGTTACTTTTTTTGATTTAACATTGTAGAATGAACTATGATCAGATGAAATAATCAGTATTCCATTTTCTACTTTGGTGGTAATGCTATTTTGTAAATTATCATCAGCTTCAACAATAACTTCTGTATGATTAGCTTGTTCAACTACTAAATCAATTGCATTACTTACTTCGATGCTTTGAAAGTCTGAGTTTACTGTTCTTTTCTCGGTTGTAACATTTCCACTTCCTTTTATCTTTTTTAAATTAAACGATTGGTTGCAGGATGCAAATAATAATGCTGTAATTGCAACTACTATAAATTTGGTTATTACTGTGATAATTTTTAACATGATTATTTAGTTTTTATAATTATACCATCTTTGTTTATATGTAATTCTCCTTTTTTGTTTTTTGTATTTATTCTTAGGCTATCTTTTGTGATACTCACCCCGTTATTTTTAATAATAACCGAAATATTTTCACTTTCTGAGTCATCCTCAGTATTGTATTCATTTGAATATTCCTCATCTTCAGGACAGTTCAAGCATTTTACTTTCGAATTTAATACTTGATATAAATTGTTATCTGAACTAGAATCCAGATTGAAAAAATCATCATTCGATCTATTGTAATCTTGCATACTTGAATCTGCTTTGAAAAAAGTTCCTTCGGGCAAGAATACAGTAATTTCTATTTCTTGGTCTCTGAATTTATTTTTCAAGTCGGTTATCAAATAATTGTCAAATATCAATTGATTACCTACTATTGAATATTTGTATTTTATTTCTTTAGCTCTTTCTCTAGCTTCAGATAATGTTTCTCCTTTAGCTTCTTTTTCGATTTTTAAATACGCTACTTTTTCATCCGTGTATTCAATTTTTATATGAACATCATTAGAATATATTACATCTGCATTAGTGGAATCTTTTGCAATTTTAAAATCTTCTCTATCGTTTATACTTTTCGAATAGTAATCATTGTGCCTAAATTTAATTACCAATGTGTCAGTAGGTAATAACTTTAGGTATTCTTTTTTTACAATTCTTCCATCGTTAGAAAATGCTGAAGCTTGTTTTATTCCAATTGAAATAGCCATGGCAACAGATATTAACCAGATAGCAAGTAAAGTTGATTTAGCAACATTTCCAATAGATTTCATTTTTGGAGATAGTAATTTAAATCCTAACAGTGATAAGAAAAAGAACGGAATCCCAACAGCAAAGAACATTAGTAGTCCAAAAGACCAGATTGGGTAATCAGTGAAGTTACCTGCCTCTATAAAATCTTGCCAAGGCACGCTAATTAATGAGGATGAACCAAGAGTAAATACTCCTATAAATAACCCCATTAATGTAGCCAGTCCTGTTATGATTAAAAAGATCCCAAGAATTTTTGCGAAGATTTTAAAAACCGTCATTATAAAATCACCAAAAGAGCTTCCTATTTTTTCGGCACCCGTTTTTACTTGGTTTCCAAATTTATCATAATCAGCATTTTTAAATTTCTCTGAAACATTTTCAAATTCTTCCCTTACTTTTTTTTCGATATTAGAAATATTCACAGGTTCTCCCGTCATTTCTAGTTTTTCAGATGTTGTTACAGCTTCGGGCATTACAATCCAAAGAATGATATAAGCAAGGATTCCTGTTCCAGCACCCCAAACTAATAGTATTAGAATAACTCTTACCCAAACTGCGTCAATTCCAAAATAATGTCCAAGACCAGCGGCAACACCACCTATCATTCCTTTTTCTTTATCTCTGTACAGTTTTTTTGTTCTTCTTGAATCATTACTATAGCTTGTTGAAGTCTTATGATCGTCTTCTATGATATAATCTTCCGGTTGTCCCATTACTGCAATCACCTCGTCTACATCTTTCAAACCTATAACATGCTTGTCACTTTTTTGTTTTTCATTCAATAATTCAGAAACACGCATTTCAATGTCTTTTATGATTTCATCTTGTCCAGATGAATTGCTTAAAGAACGTTTTATTGCGTCAAAATAGCGATTCATTTTTTGGAATGCATCTTCATCTATGTGAAAGAACATTCCGCCTAAGTTAATATTTACTGTTTTGTTCATGACTATTGTTTTTGGTTTGTGATTAGATTAACGGCATCTGAAAGTTCAGTCCAAGTGCCATTTAGTTCGTTTAAAAAAGTTTGCCCTATTTCGGTTAGACCATAATATTTTCTTGGTGGTCCAGATGTAGATTCTTCCCAACGGTAATTGAGTAGTCCATCATTTTTTAATCGGGTTAAAAGAGGATAGATTGTACCCTCTACTACAAGTAATTTGGCGTTTTTTAAAGTGTCTAGTATTTCTGATGTATATGCATCTTTTTCTTTTAATACAGATAAGATACAAAACTCGAGAACACCTTTACGCATCTGGGCTTTTGTGTTTTCAATGTTCATAATTTCATTTTTGTTTTTTGATTAAACTGTTCATTTTTTGATTGATTGTGATGATTTATTTTATGAAGGGAATTGTTATTGGATACTTATACAATTCTCCATTTGATGTTTTGATTGAAGCATATATGATTAAAAAGAATTCGGCGACTTTTAGACAACCAAAAATGAACAAGGCCATAATTCCAATGGTTAGCATCCCTATATTGTCCGCAATATTAAAATTATTTATAATTACATTGTTGTCATTTATTATTGCTTCTAATGAAACGTTGTTAAAGACCGTAATTAAGAAAATTGGAATTGCAATCATACCTAATACCAAAGTGTACAATAATAAGCTCAATTGAAAATTTAACACTTGTTTACCATGATGATCTACAAATTCAGACTTGTCTTTTTTTGTTGTCCATAATAATATTGGAAAAATATAATTCCCAAATGGAATGAAATACTGAGTTAAAGTACTCAGGTGAATAAATGTTGCCGTGTTTTTCTCAGTGATTGTTTCCATTTTTTGATTGCTTTATAGGTTTCCCTTTTAATTGATTTGATGATTGAAATTCTTTACGATTTGAACGCCTAGTAATTTCTTATACAAATATATATCTAAAAGACAGTATCTTGTATCGCATAGTAGTGTAATTTAACACAAAATTAACATATATAAATATTATGTACGCATAGTATTTTTTTGTAATTTAGCAAAAAACAGATTGATTATGAAGATTACAGTTAGCAAACTAAATAAATTTTTATTATTCAAATTGCCATCAGCATTTATATGTGGGGTTCGAGTAAAAGAATTAGATGAAACACGTTGTGTTGTTTCAGTAAAGCACAGATGGATTAATCAAAATCCATTCAATTCTATGTATTTTGCAGTGCAGGCTATGGCCGCCGAACTATCAACAGGTGCATTAGTAATGTATCAGATTGAAAAAAGCGGAAAAAAGATTTCTATGTTGGTGGCTAATAATAAAAGTAGTTTTACAAAGAAAGCAACAGGAAGAATCACTTTCGCTTGTAATGATGGACATTTGATTGAAAAAGCTATTCAAGAAACAATTGCAACTGGAGAAGGGCAGACGTTTTGGATGAAATCCATTGGAA includes the following:
- a CDS encoding ParA family protein — protein: MGKIIAIANQKGGVGKTTTSVNLAAALGVLEKKVLLIDADPQANASSGLGIDVDSVEIGTYQILEHSNTPKEAIITCSAPNVDVIPAHIDLVAIEIELVDKENREYMLKKALESVKDDYDFIIIDCAPSLGLLTLNALTAADSVIIPIQCEYFALEGLGKLLNTIKSIQKIHNADLDIEGLLLTMYDSRLRLSNQVVEEVQKHFNDMVFDTIIQRNVKLSEAPSFGESIINYDATSKGAINYLNLAQEVIKKNSK
- a CDS encoding GIY-YIG nuclease family protein is translated as MYIVYILFSKSSLKYYTGQTDNLEDRLLRHNSGQSISTKSGKPWEVVYKTQLPTRSEAMLLELKIKKRGAKRYLQDINLF
- the trxB gene encoding thioredoxin-disulfide reductase, which encodes MSNTIEKIKCLIIGSGPAGYTAAIYAARANMNPVLYQGMQPGGQLTTTNEVENFPGYVDGVTGPEMMVQLENQAKRFGSDIRDGWATKVDFSGDVHKVWINDTIELHCETVIISTGATAKYLGLPSEQHYLKMGGGVSACAICDGFFYRNQEVVIVGAGDSACEEAHYLSKMCSKVTMLVRSESFRASKIMEERVRKTENITILMNHDTVEVLGDEQVVTGVKAKNKTTNEIFDIPATGFFVAIGHKPNTDIFKYYITLDETGYIVNVPGSSKTNVAGVFVSGDAADHVYRQAITAAGTGCMAALDAERYLASKE
- a CDS encoding DUF2807 domain-containing protein, coding for MKKYTPLLLLVLLTTFGFAQKKDKIKGSKKVITELKTIGTFSSIEINDNLEISLEKGETPSIKIEADDNLHDVISLDLRDGVLRLFTSKEIIKYKKLTLKVTYTNDLTTIIAKDQSIVNAIQEIQSNGVTIRSFGSSKLFLNVNVKDFELQSEDKSKIELNLKSESAKIILSNDAALKSLISTVDLTSDLYQDASANIEGNATKATIRLDNDSKFTGKKLTIKNLDLITEIKAECSVNAENNISIAASGKSEIELYGSPKIDMRKFTDEVKLLKK
- a CDS encoding head GIN domain-containing protein; translated protein: MLKIITVITKFIVVAITALLFASCNQSFNLKKIKGSGNVTTEKRTVNSDFQSIEVSNAIDLVVEQANHTEVIVEADDNLQNSITTKVENGILIISSDHSSFYNVKSKKVTVKMPVIEELKASSSSTIRSENTLKGENISLRASSAATINVQVNADNTICKSSSGSDIAIEGLALNFEATASSGSEIDASDFQVNDVIAKSSSGSSIKVNPIVSLNARASSGSTINYKNTPKSIEKKSSSGASIDKI
- a CDS encoding PspC domain-containing protein; this translates as MNKTVNINLGGMFFHIDEDAFQKMNRYFDAIKRSLSNSSGQDEIIKDIEMRVSELLNEKQKSDKHVIGLKDVDEVIAVMGQPEDYIIEDDHKTSTSYSNDSRRTKKLYRDKEKGMIGGVAAGLGHYFGIDAVWVRVILILLVWGAGTGILAYIILWIVMPEAVTTSEKLEMTGEPVNISNIEKKVREEFENVSEKFKNADYDKFGNQVKTGAEKIGSSFGDFIMTVFKIFAKILGIFLIITGLATLMGLFIGVFTLGSSSLISVPWQDFIEAGNFTDYPIWSFGLLMFFAVGIPFFFLSLLGFKLLSPKMKSIGNVAKSTLLAIWLISVAMAISIGIKQASAFSNDGRIVKKEYLKLLPTDTLVIKFRHNDYYSKSINDREDFKIAKDSTNADVIYSNDVHIKIEYTDEKVAYLKIEKEAKGETLSEARERAKEIKYKYSIVGNQLIFDNYLITDLKNKFRDQEIEITVFLPEGTFFKADSSMQDYNRSNDDFFNLDSSSDNNLYQVLNSKVKCLNCPEDEEYSNEYNTEDDSESENISVIIKNNGVSITKDSLRINTKNKKGELHINKDGIIIKTK
- a CDS encoding PadR family transcriptional regulator — encoded protein: MNIENTKAQMRKGVLEFCILSVLKEKDAYTSEILDTLKNAKLLVVEGTIYPLLTRLKNDGLLNYRWEESTSGPPRKYYGLTEIGQTFLNELNGTWTELSDAVNLITNQKQ
- a CDS encoding DUF4870 domain-containing protein; the encoded protein is METITEKNTATFIHLSTLTQYFIPFGNYIFPILLWTTKKDKSEFVDHHGKQVLNFQLSLLLYTLVLGMIAIPIFLITVFNNVSLEAIINDNNVIINNFNIADNIGMLTIGIMALFIFGCLKVAEFFLIIYASIKTSNGELYKYPITIPFIK
- a CDS encoding DUF4442 domain-containing protein, which encodes MKITVSKLNKFLLFKLPSAFICGVRVKELDETRCVVSVKHRWINQNPFNSMYFAVQAMAAELSTGALVMYQIEKSGKKISMLVANNKSSFTKKATGRITFACNDGHLIEKAIQETIATGEGQTFWMKSIGTDEKGVQVSEMDFEWSVRAK